From the Nitrospiria bacterium genome, the window AAATCGATCTCACACCCGGAGCCCTCAGCCGGACGGCCGATCCGGTTCGCTTGTATTTGAAGGAAATGGGCAGCGTCCCGTTGCTCTCTCGGGAAGGCGAAATCGAGATCGCCAAGAAGATCGAGGAGGGGGAAAAAGAGGTGGCCACGGTGGTCTTCGGGACTCCGATGATCGTCAAAGACCTTTTGTCGCTGATCGAAAAACTTAGGCATGGGAAAGTCAGCATCCGGGAAATCGTCTCGGCCTTTGATGAAGAGTTTGACGAAGAAGGCGTGGTGCAGGAGCAGGATGATGCCGAGCTGACGAGCCGAACGGTCGAAGCCATTTCGAAAATGCGAGCCCCGTACCGGGACCTGATGAAGGCCTATCAACGTTTAAAACGGGCCAGCTCCGACCCCGTCAAGCGTCGGAAGATCAAGACCGAGCTTCGCGAGATCAAAACCCAGATCGCAGAGAGGATCGAGCAAGTCAACTTGCATCCCACATTGGTCGAAAAAATGACCGGCCAGGTCAAGGCCCTGGCCATGGACATCCTGCATGCCGAACGCGAGATTACCAACTGCAAGCGCCGAATGGGGGTTTCGGGTGAGGAGGGCCTCCTTCTCCTCAAGAAAATAGGAAGGGGTCCGGCCGGGATGAAATCCGTTCGAAGAAAAACCAACCTCTCCGCCGAGACGCTTCACGAAATCGACAAGGTTTACCGGGAGGCTCGGAAAAAGGTCCGGGCGGCGGAGAGCCAGGCGATGGTCACGGCCGAGGAAATCAAAGAGGCCGTCAAACTTCTCGAACAAGGGGAGAACAAGATCAAATCCGGCAAGACCGACTTGGTCGAGGCCAATCTCCGCTTGGTGGTCAGCATAGCGAAAAAATATACCAACCGAGGGCTCCAATTTCTTGACCTCATTCAGGAGGGGAACATCGGTTTGATGAAGGCCGTGGACAAGTTCGAATATAAACGGGGATACAAATTCAGCACCTACGCGACCTGGTGGATCCGACAGGCGATCACGCGCGCCATCGCGGATCAGGCTCGAACGATTCGTATTCCGGTTCATATGATCGAGACCATCAATAAATTGATCCGGACCTCCCGGCACCTGGTTCAGGAACTCGGCCGCGAGCCCGTGCCGGAAGAGATCGGTGAGAAGATGGATCTGCCCATCGAAAAGGTTCGAAAGATCCTAAAAATCGCCAAGGAGCCGATTTCGCTGGAGACTCCGATCGGAGAGGAAGAGGACAGTCATCTCGGCGATTTTATCGAGGACAAGAAGGCGGTCTCCCCGATCGAGGCCGCGATCCGTTACGACCTCCAGCGTCAGATCACTAACATTCTTCAGACGCTGACCCCGCGGGAAGAAAGGGTTTTAAGAAAACGCTTCGGAATCGGGGAGAACACCGACCACACCCTGGAAGAGGTTGGACAGGATTTCGAAGTCACCCGGGAGCGGATTCGTCAGATTGAGGCCAAGGCGCTTCGAAAACTGCGCCACCCCAGTCGGAGCAAGAAACTAAAGAGTTTCGTGGAGAGTCTGTAATTCCACGCCGATTCGTTTATCGCAGAGTGGTTTTGGGCCCATAGCTCATTTGGCAGAGCAGACCCCTTATAAGGGTCAGGTACCTGGTTCGATCCCAGGTGGGCCCAGAGGAGAACCGGTGTCCGAAGAAACGCATGTGAAAGATCAGCTGGAGCATCTCGTACGGCTTCAGGAGATCGACAACCGCCTGAATATTATTAAAAGCGAGACGGTCCGTATTCCCCAGCGCCTCGAGGCCGTCCGGACGAATCTGGCCGATGCCCAGAAACAGTTGGCTCAGAGCCACGCCGATTGGGAAGCCTGTAACCAGCGGAAACGCGGAAAAGAGCGGGACCTCGAGACCTGTGAGGAGCGGCTCTCAAAAGCCCGTAATCGTCAAAGCGAAATCAAGACCAACAAAGAGTACCAGGTTCATCTTCAGGAGATCGAAACCCTCAAAGCGGAAAAAGGCCAGATCGAGGAAGAGTTGCTGAC encodes:
- the rpoD gene encoding RNA polymerase sigma factor RpoD; this translates as MSKDEKVDEVKQLISLGKEKGYLTYDELNNALPADMVSSEQIDNLMMMFGEMDIEIIDTPEEERYQKMMAEPEEERGGFKGLEEGEEEAEEEEKVKEIDLTPGALSRTADPVRLYLKEMGSVPLLSREGEIEIAKKIEEGEKEVATVVFGTPMIVKDLLSLIEKLRHGKVSIREIVSAFDEEFDEEGVVQEQDDAELTSRTVEAISKMRAPYRDLMKAYQRLKRASSDPVKRRKIKTELREIKTQIAERIEQVNLHPTLVEKMTGQVKALAMDILHAEREITNCKRRMGVSGEEGLLLLKKIGRGPAGMKSVRRKTNLSAETLHEIDKVYREARKKVRAAESQAMVTAEEIKEAVKLLEQGENKIKSGKTDLVEANLRLVVSIAKKYTNRGLQFLDLIQEGNIGLMKAVDKFEYKRGYKFSTYATWWIRQAITRAIADQARTIRIPVHMIETINKLIRTSRHLVQELGREPVPEEIGEKMDLPIEKVRKILKIAKEPISLETPIGEEEDSHLGDFIEDKKAVSPIEAAIRYDLQRQITNILQTLTPREERVLRKRFGIGENTDHTLEEVGQDFEVTRERIRQIEAKALRKLRHPSRSKKLKSFVESL